In one window of Candidatus Zixiibacteriota bacterium DNA:
- a CDS encoding MoxR family ATPase — protein sequence MDPQIEEIQKVIDQQGAFVGRLTDEIGNVIVGQKYLIERLLIGLLADGHILIEGVPGLAKTLAVKTLSDAVKTEFKRIQFTPDLLPGDLTGTMVYTNGEFIPRKGPIFSNFILADEINRAPAKVQSALLEAMQERQVTIGDNSYELPKPFIVLATQNPIEQEGTYPLPEAQVDRFMLKLKIDYPERDEELQIQERMAVKDIPKVNTVITPDDILQARDAVYKIYVDEKVKNYIVDIVMASRNPEKYGLDIKELIAYGASPRATIYLNLAGRAHAFLQGRAYMTPDDVKSIGPDVLRHRIILSYEAEAEELTSDEIVQKIFDGVEVP from the coding sequence ATGGATCCACAGATAGAGGAAATTCAAAAAGTAATCGACCAACAAGGCGCTTTCGTCGGCCGCCTGACTGATGAAATAGGTAATGTCATTGTTGGTCAGAAATACCTGATTGAACGCCTGTTAATCGGCCTTTTAGCGGATGGTCATATCCTGATTGAGGGTGTGCCCGGTTTGGCTAAGACGCTGGCTGTCAAAACATTATCTGATGCGGTTAAAACGGAGTTCAAACGCATCCAGTTTACGCCCGACCTTCTGCCGGGTGATTTAACCGGTACTATGGTTTATACCAACGGCGAATTCATACCCCGTAAAGGACCTATATTTTCCAATTTCATTCTGGCCGATGAGATAAACCGCGCGCCCGCAAAGGTTCAGTCGGCTCTTTTGGAGGCGATGCAGGAACGGCAGGTTACTATTGGCGACAATTCGTATGAATTGCCGAAACCGTTTATAGTGCTGGCAACCCAGAATCCAATCGAGCAGGAAGGCACCTATCCTCTGCCGGAGGCGCAGGTTGACCGATTTATGCTGAAACTGAAAATCGATTATCCCGAACGCGATGAGGAACTGCAAATTCAGGAACGGATGGCTGTTAAAGATATTCCTAAAGTGAATACGGTTATCACGCCGGATGATATCCTTCAGGCGCGGGATGCGGTTTATAAAATCTATGTTGATGAAAAAGTAAAAAACTATATCGTTGATATTGTCATGGCCAGCCGCAATCCGGAAAAATACGGACTCGACATTAAAGAACTTATTGCCTATGGCGCCTCTCCGAGAGCGACTATATATCTAAACCTTGCCGGCAGGGCGCATGCTTTCCTTCAGGGGCGCGCTTATATGACGCCTGATGATGTCAAGTCTATCGGGCCGGATGTCCTTCGCCATCGGATAATCCTGAGTTATGAAGCCGAGGCAGAGGAATTAACCTCTGATGAAATAGTCCAAAAAATCTTTGATGGTGTTGAAGTTCCATAG
- a CDS encoding VWA domain-containing protein — MIRFAQPYFLIMLVLPVAFLVLYYWKRFLKPAALSYSDTHLFAKPKITFRIFLYHALPVIMSFSVALAIIAAARPQAGHGQRQVFTEGIDIILALDISGSMQAADFKPDNRLTVSKRVIKNFIEGRQGDRIGLVVFASQAFTQCPLTTDYSLLLKFLDEVDFGMVEDGTAIGLALATSANRLATSDAKSKIVVLLTDGVNNSGQIDPTTAAKAIAALGIKTYTIGAGKQGMVDFPINDPIFGKRYIKRKSEIDEETLKEVANITGGRFYRATNSKALQEIYNEISDMEQTKIEVKEYYKYEELYADFLDWGLVLLIVGLFISTIAVRSIP, encoded by the coding sequence ATGATAAGATTTGCTCAACCATATTTTCTTATTATGTTAGTTTTGCCAGTTGCGTTCTTAGTTCTCTATTACTGGAAACGGTTTTTAAAACCGGCGGCGTTAAGCTATTCGGATACTCATTTGTTTGCCAAACCTAAAATCACATTTAGAATTTTTCTATATCATGCCCTGCCTGTTATAATGTCGTTTTCAGTAGCGCTGGCAATAATAGCGGCGGCTCGTCCTCAGGCCGGACACGGACAACGCCAGGTTTTTACGGAAGGCATCGATATAATACTGGCGCTCGACATATCAGGCAGTATGCAGGCAGCGGATTTTAAGCCTGATAACCGTCTTACTGTATCGAAGCGGGTGATTAAGAATTTCATCGAGGGCAGGCAGGGCGACCGTATCGGCTTAGTGGTTTTCGCGAGTCAGGCATTTACTCAATGTCCCTTAACAACCGATTATTCCCTGCTTCTTAAATTTTTAGATGAAGTCGATTTTGGTATGGTCGAGGATGGCACTGCTATCGGTCTTGCATTAGCCACATCGGCAAACAGGCTGGCGACATCGGATGCCAAGAGCAAGATTGTCGTTTTGCTCACCGATGGCGTCAATAATTCCGGTCAGATTGACCCGACCACGGCGGCGAAAGCCATAGCCGCCCTCGGCATAAAAACCTATACAATCGGCGCTGGCAAACAAGGGATGGTCGATTTTCCCATAAATGACCCGATTTTCGGCAAGCGGTATATTAAAAGAAAATCTGAAATCGATGAGGAAACGTTAAAAGAAGTGGCTAATATAACCGGCGGCAGGTTCTATCGCGCCACCAACAGCAAAGCCCTTCAGGAAATTTATAATGAGATTTCCGATATGGAGCAAACTAAAATCGAGGTTAAAGAGTATTACAAGTATGAAGAACTTTATGCTGATTTTCTTGACTGGGGATTAGTTTTGTTAATTGTCGGTTTGTTTATAAGCACAATAGCGGTAAGGAGCATCCCATGA
- a CDS encoding DUF58 domain-containing protein, with protein MLPTELFKKIRKIEIKTSRMVNDVFSGEYHSIFRGRGMEFSEVREYMPGDDVRTIDWNVTARYNHPYVKIFREERELTVILAVDLSASGDFGSLDKMRREISAEIAAVLAFSATRNNDKVGLLLFTDKIEKYIPPKKGRFHVLRLIREVLYFKPSGKKTNISGAFDYLLRVIKKRSVMFLISDFLDSDFQRPLGLAANKHDLIAVKIYDPLERQIPKTGIINLKDLETGREILVDFSNKTNRQNLALKAYNARADLHKFFKRHKIDTIELSTHEDYTQPLYRFFEQRAKRIRR; from the coding sequence ATGCTGCCTACCGAACTGTTTAAAAAGATACGCAAGATCGAGATAAAAACATCGCGGATGGTAAACGATGTTTTTTCCGGGGAATACCATTCAATTTTCCGAGGCCGGGGGATGGAATTTTCGGAGGTGCGCGAATATATGCCCGGCGATGATGTTCGCACTATCGATTGGAATGTAACCGCCCGCTACAATCATCCCTATGTGAAAATATTCCGCGAGGAGCGCGAGCTTACCGTGATATTGGCGGTCGATCTTTCAGCCTCCGGCGATTTCGGCAGTTTAGACAAGATGCGCCGTGAAATATCGGCTGAGATCGCTGCAGTGCTGGCATTTTCCGCCACTCGCAACAACGATAAAGTGGGACTGCTTTTATTCACCGACAAGATTGAAAAATATATCCCGCCCAAGAAAGGCCGGTTTCATGTCCTTCGCCTTATTCGGGAAGTGTTGTATTTCAAACCCTCCGGCAAAAAAACAAATATCAGCGGTGCATTCGATTACCTTTTGAGAGTAATAAAAAAACGAAGCGTGATGTTTCTCATATCCGATTTTTTAGACAGCGATTTTCAAAGACCGCTGGGGTTGGCGGCTAATAAGCATGACCTGATAGCGGTGAAAATATATGATCCTCTCGAAAGGCAAATACCGAAAACCGGGATAATAAATTTAAAAGACCTTGAAACAGGCAGAGAAATTCTGGTCGATTTTTCAAATAAAACCAATAGACAAAATTTGGCGCTTAAAGCATATAATGCAAGAGCCGACCTGCATAAATTTTTCAAGCGGCATAAAATCGATACAATTGAGCTGAGTACGCATGAGGATTACACTCAGCCGCTTTACAGATTTTTTGAGCAAAGAGCGAAGCGTATCAGGAGATAA